CTCAGGCGGGAAGTTTATCTGATTTTTCATATTCCGCGCCTTCTGGAACGATAAGAGTACGCGCTGTCGAAGAGATTTCTTTCGGTTCGCAAAACTACAGGCAAAATTTAGGGCTTGCCGAAGTGAAATTGGAAGCGCTTCAAGGTTCACAGGAAGAAACTATGCTGTTTTTTACGGATAACAATGGTTTTGCTGAAAAAACGCGCGCTGTCGGGACGTATAAAATTATGCTTAAAAAAGAAGGTTACGAAAGTGAAAGTAAAATAATTACGGTTGCGGAAAACAGTATTGTCGATGTTGATTTTTTACTTCACAAACCATTCTCTTCTATTTATGGCAAGGTTACTGATAAAAATGGCGTTCCTGTCAATTTGGCGATAATTTCGGCAGTTTCGTATGACGGCGATACTATAAAAACGCATTCTCTTTCCGATGGGAATTTTGTATTTAGTTGCGTTCCTAAAGAATGGGTCTTGAGTGTATATAAACAGGGGTATTCAAATCTTGTGGATAGGCGTGTGGTTTTGAAAAACGGACAAAGTTTGCAACAGAATTTTTCGATTGAAAAGAATTCTTTGGTGCTTTCCGGAACAATAAAAAATTCCGACGGAGACGCTGTTATAGGAGCGGCTGTAAAAATTTATACAGACGGCGGTATGGAAGTAGCGTCTTTGCTTTCGACATCGGACGACGGCAGATTTTCGTTTCCGCTTGCGTCTGGAAATTATGTTATTTCGGCAAGTAAAACCGGATTGGTTTCGTATTCTAATTCTATTGAATTTTCTGCAAGCCAAGACAGGAATATTATTCTTTCAAGCGGCGCGGCGTTGCTTAAAGGGACGCTTTACGGAGAAAGTTGGATTACAAGTGGCAATACGCTTGAAAAAATTTCAGCGGCGGTTACAAATGCAAAGATTGAAGTAATTGATACGAGCGGTGAAAGAGTTGTTTCAACATCCGCTACCGATAAGGTTTATGGAACGTACAGCGTGAGCGTTCCTGAAAATCCGGATGCGAAATATCGTTTAGTATTTTCTGCAGACGGTTTTAATGCGTGTTCGACTTTTACGAATTCGACAATCAAAAAGAATAATACATATTTGCAAGATGTTAAAATAAACGCGTTCGCTTCAATCAGCGGAAAAGTTTTTGACAAAAGCGCAAAAGCGGTTGAAGATATTTCGGTTTCGCTCGTAAAAGACGGAATTTCGGTCGTTTCGACAATAAGCGATGTTTCCGGTAACTTCTCGTTTTTCAGAATCCCTGACGGCAAATACTTGATTTCTGCAAATGGAAGCGGACAAGCAAAAGATATTATTGAACAAGTTGCAAACGAAACCGGTATAGCGATAATAAACAATACTGTGACAATTGAGAACGGGATATTTTACAGCGGTAGTAAAATTGCAAAATCGGCATCGATAAATATTACGATGAAATCGGTTAATTCGAAAATAGTGTTGGTCGCAAGAACTGAAGAATCGGCAAATGTTAAGGATAATTCGGTCGCAATAACCGTTTATTCTCCGTTTACGAAAAGACTTGAAAACGATACGTTGAGCGGAATTGCGGCTGATCCGTCGGTTAAGTATTTTGTGAGGACCGTGTCTAATGATCCTTTAATTTTGGATTGTCAGGAAAAAATAATAAGTTTTAATGTCGGAGCGGTTGACGGTGAAATTCTTAAAGATACGATTTTGATGCCGTTTAGATATTTACAAAATCAAAGCGTTGAAATCGACAGTGCAACGTTTAAATTGTCAATGTGGAAAACAGGGATTGCGATAAATCATGATTCTGTATTTGTTTATTATAGACATAGCGGCGAAACGAATTTTAAAAGGAATAAAGGAACGGTTAATGTCGCTTCGGGCGAAATTTCGTTTGTCGTTAAGCCTCAAAAGACCGGAAGCAATATCGAATTTTATTTTGAGATTTCAGCAAATTCTGCGGTTTACGGAAACAAAACTCATCTTTATACAAAATTCGTAGGAGCGAGCCCGACCGTTATAACTCGTCTGGAACTGCTTCCGGTTGCGGCGAATGATAACGGAATTAATATTGCTCTTAACAGCAGGGCGGAAGTTTATGTTAAGGCGTATTACGGCGCGAATTTTAAACCGATTGATTCTTTGGACGCAAGTAAATTTAGTTGGAAATTAAGCGATGATAATGTTATCGGAATAAGCAAAAGCGAAAAAGACGCTTCCGTTGTGATTACAGGTAAATCTGTTGGAATATGTACGCTTACTGTTTCCTTGAATAGCGGTTATGGCTTGGATACCGCCAATGGAGTTATTCGTTCAATATCAGTTATAGTAAATATTACTTCAAGCGAAATCTCTTCTTTGAAAGTGATTCGTCTTTCTCAATCCGAGCATTCGAATTATATAACTAATGATGAAAGAATAATTTTCGGGGTTGAAGCAAAAGATAAAAATGGGAATTTGGTTTTTGTTATGCCGCAATGGATTATTACCCCAAAAAATGCGGGAAAAATTGATTCGCGAACAGGAATATTCACTCCAGACACGAATTTTATCGGCAGAGTTTTTGTCACAGCCTATATAAATTCTAAAATCCGTGATGAATTTATTTGGCATGATAGAAAAGGAATATTGGTTGCATATTCCGTAAACAATAATGCGTTTAGAGTTTATGAAGGGAATGCGGATTTGAATTTTGCCGAGAATTCATCTGTGGA
This region of Chitinispirillales bacterium genomic DNA includes:
- a CDS encoding carboxypeptidase-like regulatory domain-containing protein — protein: MKKAVKFFTLVLTSVFSVFAVNDFPVVRYPTWVLNPTDTVRLEWVNLAENVTDSIKIYFSRIPGGGLLRNYTDSINVFENYGRNGIYFIPSKNTNLKPGINYFTIGDKVGNVSSNEVKIILKHNSQNTDLKPIGGFVSAVPQFSWTKPADVPYSHIMLSDEEIKLGKEMSLESTKGVSMIWQAITADNRITYGEPDPSGIFTSAPPPLSPGKKYSWLVFNNYGNNPAYTPANDMVLPAFFSISGIQGEIPENVEPVNNAVLNYVNDSVITFKWKKLEPKASIYRVFVYALANVIGINAQVLVWSGEVTAGQFAGKDTASLIMNAKDILSKNRYSWRVIAVNDDGSAQAGSLSDFSYSAPSGTIRVRAVEEISFGSQNYRQNLGLAEVKLEALQGSQEETMLFFTDNNGFAEKTRAVGTYKIMLKKEGYESESKIITVAENSIVDVDFLLHKPFSSIYGKVTDKNGVPVNLAIISAVSYDGDTIKTHSLSDGNFVFSCVPKEWVLSVYKQGYSNLVDRRVVLKNGQSLQQNFSIEKNSLVLSGTIKNSDGDAVIGAAVKIYTDGGMEVASLLSTSDDGRFSFPLASGNYVISASKTGLVSYSNSIEFSASQDRNIILSSGAALLKGTLYGESWITSGNTLEKISAAVTNAKIEVIDTSGERVVSTSATDKVYGTYSVSVPENPDAKYRLVFSADGFNACSTFTNSTIKKNNTYLQDVKINAFASISGKVFDKSAKAVEDISVSLVKDGISVVSTISDVSGNFSFFRIPDGKYLISANGSGQAKDIIEQVANETGIAIINNTVTIENGIFYSGSKIAKSASINITMKSVNSKIVLVARTEESANVKDNSVAITVYSPFTKRLENDTLSGIAADPSVKYFVRTVSNDPLILDCQEKIISFNVGAVDGEILKDTILMPFRYLQNQSVEIDSATFKLSMWKTGIAINHDSVFVYYRHSGETNFKRNKGTVNVASGEISFVVKPQKTGSNIEFYFEISANSAVYGNKTHLYTKFVGASPTVITRLELLPVAANDNGINIALNSRAEVYVKAYYGANFKPIDSLDASKFSWKLSDDNVIGISKSEKDASVVITGKSVGICTLTVSLNSGYGLDTANGVIRSISVIVNITSSEISSLKVIRLSQSEHSNYITNDERIIFGVEAKDKNGNLVFVMPQWIITPKNAGKIDSRTGIFTPDTNFIGRVFVTAYINSKIRDEFIWHDRKGILVAYSVNNNAFRVYEGNADLNFAENSSVDGSHIIVSLDKLDVNFTERDIEESKVFLISDIFELKKEFGERFSLNATKSADSDPVTLTLNVPQIYHSNFNNGVTDSSKLGIAIWDADNLHWEYIGRNAQKRDALDTARKSLTPKGALYDSKNKSLSIPVGEYINQYDKIRAGVIAKGLTSDAMVSVSPNPFSPFVSPINDYVISEMNADVKGTCIKITPKSNSTKFRSSANIGIYTAEGTIVYRATLNGLDAGQSYYLFWDGRKQLSQTETNKLIPEPNTALFVKGGELCRNGRYFVNITIDDGKEKKRYTKEIILFK